In one Staphylococcus lutrae genomic region, the following are encoded:
- the norA gene encoding multidrug efflux MFS transporter NorA: MSKPFVILYLNVFLVFLGIGLIIPVIPIYLKDLNLTGADLGIMVAVFALSQMVVSPFGGALADRLGKKHIISVGLVLFSISEFIFAASHSFSLLIFSRVLGGFSAGLVMPGVTGLIADLSSEKDKARNFGYMSAIVSVGFILGPGVGGFLAEISHRLPFVCAGILGLLAFIGTVIFVHAPNQSSMQGFRQFDRTTLLQINYKAFITPVVLTLILALGLSAFETLFPLYTADKIDFDPADISIAITGGGIFGAIFQVFFFDKMIRYMSELVFIIYALIYSSVVLVLLIFAQSYWHVMLISFIVFIGFDLIRPALTNYFSNIAGDRQGFAGGINSTFTSLGNFIGPLIAGTLYDINIEYPLLISIVLMLLGCMVILIERHLRKNNNGSARD; this comes from the coding sequence TTGAGTAAACCATTTGTCATCTTATATCTTAATGTTTTCTTAGTCTTTCTTGGTATTGGGCTGATTATTCCAGTGATACCGATTTATTTGAAAGATTTAAATCTTACTGGCGCCGATTTAGGAATAATGGTTGCTGTATTTGCATTGTCTCAAATGGTCGTCTCTCCATTTGGTGGGGCATTAGCAGATCGTTTGGGAAAAAAACATATCATTAGTGTGGGTTTAGTTTTATTTAGTATATCTGAATTTATTTTTGCGGCGAGTCATTCTTTCTCATTACTTATTTTTTCTCGAGTATTAGGTGGCTTTAGCGCGGGATTGGTCATGCCAGGTGTCACAGGTCTGATTGCCGACTTATCTTCGGAAAAAGATAAAGCGCGCAACTTTGGTTATATGTCGGCAATTGTTTCTGTAGGGTTTATTTTAGGTCCAGGTGTCGGCGGTTTTTTAGCAGAAATTTCACATCGTTTGCCGTTCGTTTGTGCGGGTATTTTAGGCTTACTAGCTTTTATAGGTACAGTGATATTTGTTCATGCACCGAATCAGTCATCCATGCAAGGGTTTCGACAATTTGATCGCACAACACTTTTGCAAATCAACTACAAAGCGTTTATTACGCCAGTAGTTTTGACCCTTATTCTTGCATTGGGCTTGTCCGCATTTGAAACGTTATTTCCGCTTTATACAGCTGATAAAATCGATTTTGATCCTGCTGATATTTCTATCGCTATTACAGGCGGAGGGATTTTTGGAGCGATATTCCAAGTGTTTTTCTTTGATAAAATGATTCGTTATATGAGTGAATTAGTGTTTATCATTTATGCATTGATTTATTCATCTGTGGTTCTGGTGTTATTGATTTTTGCACAGAGTTATTGGCATGTGATGCTGATCAGTTTTATCGTATTTATCGGTTTTGATTTAATACGTCCAGCACTAACGAATTATTTCTCAAATATTGCGGGTGATCGACAAGGTTTTGCTGGTGGCATCAATTCGACATTTACGAGTTTGGGGAACTTCATTGGTCCGCTGATTGCAGGGACTTTATACGATATCAATATTGAATATCCATTATTAATATCGATTGTACTGATGTTACTCGGTTGTATGGTGATTTTGATTGAGCGACATTTACGTAAAAATAATAATGGCAGTGCGCGCGACTGA